One region of Quercus lobata isolate SW786 chromosome 2, ValleyOak3.0 Primary Assembly, whole genome shotgun sequence genomic DNA includes:
- the LOC115975067 gene encoding vacuolar protein sorting-associated protein 45 homolog: protein MVLVSAVRDYINRMLQDISGMKVLILDSHTVSVVSVGYSQSELLQKEVFLVELVDSISKSKESMSHLKAVYFLRPTSENIQHLRRQLASPRFGEYHLFFSNILKDTQIHNLADSDEQEVVQQIQEFYVDFVAIDPYHFTLNMPSNHIYMLPAVVDTSNLPHFCDRVVDGIASIFLSLKRRPIIRYQRTSDIAKRIAQETARLMYQQESGLFDFRRMEVSPLLLVIDRRDDPVAPLLNQWTYQAMVHELIGIQDNKVDLRNIGKLPKDQQEVVLSSEQDAFFKANMYENFGDIGMNIKRLVDEFQQISKSNQSIQTIEDMAKFVDNYPDYRKMHGNVSKHVTLVTEMSKIVEERKLMLVSQTEQELACNGGQVAAFEAVKNILNNESVSDIDRLRLVMLYALRYEKESPVQLMQLFNKLASRSAKYKPGLVQFVLKQAGVDKRTGDFFGNRDLLNIARNMARGLKGVENVYTQHQPLLFQTMESISKGRLRDVDYPYVGNHFQQGRPQEVVIFIVGGTTYEESRSVALQNARNSGIRFILGGSVVLNSKRFLKDLEEAQRMARSSTVVV from the exons ATGGTGCTAGTATCGGCCGTACGCGATTACATCAACCGGATGTTGCAGGACATCTCGGGCATGAAGGTTCTCATCCTCGATTCTCACACG GTTAGTGTAGTTAGTGTCGGGTATTCACAGTCGGAACTTCTTCAGAAAGAAGTATTCTTGGTAGAATTGGTAGATTCCATATCCAAGTCAAAAGAATCTATGTCACATCTTAAGGCAGTTTACTTCCTTCGGCCCACGTCAGAGAATATCCAGCATTTGCGGCGACAGCTAGCTAGTCCTAGATTTGGAGAGTACCACCTAT TTTTCTCAAATATATTGAAGGATACCCAGATTCATAATTTAGCTGATTCAGATGAACAGGAAGTTGTCCAGCAGATTCAG GAATTTTATGTGGACTTTGTAGCAATTGATCCATACCATTTCACTTTGAATATGCCGTCAAATCACATTTATATGCTCCCGGCAGTTGTAGATACTTCAAATTTGCCGCACTTCTGTGACCGAGTTGTTGATGGTATTGCATCcatttttttgtccttaaaaaGAAGACCTATTATTAGATATCAAAGGACTTCTGATATTGCTAAGAGGATAGCACAGGAAACGGCT AGGCTGATGTACCAGCAGGAAAGTGGGCTTTTTGATTTCAGACGAATGGAAGTTTCCCCATTGTTGCTGGTAATCGATAGGAGGGATGATCCTGTGGCGCCGTTGCTAAACCAGTGGACCTATCAG GCAATGGTTCATGAATTGATAGGTATTCAAGACAACAAGGTCGATTTGAGAAACATTGGCAAACTTCCAAAGGATCAACAG GAGGTTGTGTTGTCATCAGAGCAAGATGCCTTTTTCAAAGCTAACATGTATGAGAATTTTGGAGATATTGGGATGAATATCAAGCGATTGGTAGATGAATTTCAGCAGATTTCAAAGAGTAACCAGAGCATCCAGACAATAG AAGACATGGCCAAATTTGTTGACAATTACCCTGATTACAGAAAAATGCATGGAAATGTTTCAAAGCATGTGACATTGGTCACAGAAATGAGCAAGATAGTTGAAGAGAGAAAACTCATGTTAGTTTCACAAACAGAGCAGGAGTTGGCTTGTAATGGCGGTCAAGTGGCAGCATTTGAG GcagtgaaaaatattttaaacaatgAAAGTGTATCTGATATTGACCGTTTACGCTTAGTGATGCTTTATGCTTTGCGCTACGAGAAGGAAAGCCCTGTTCAATTGATGCAGCTTTTCAACAAACTGGCTTCTCGGTCTGCCAAGTACAAACCAGGG CTTGTCCAGTTCGTCTTGAAGCAAGCAGGTGTTGATAAGCGAACTGGGGATTTTTTTGGAAATCGAGATCTTTTGAATATTGCTCGTAACATGGCTCGTGGACTGAAG GGGGTTGAGAATGTTTACACCCAGCACCAACCACTTTTGTTCCAAACCATGGAAAGCATTTCCAAGGGACGGTTGAGAGATGTGGACTACCCATATGTTGGCAATCACTTTCAGCAGGGCAG GCCACAGGAAGTAGTCATATTCATTGTTGGAGGGACGACATATGAAGAGTCACGTTCTGTTGCTCTACAAAATGCCAGAAATTCTGGAATTCGTTTTATACTTGGTGGATCTGTGGTTCTGAATTCTAAGAG GTTTCTGAAGGACTTGGAAGAAGCTCAAAGGATGGCTCGTTCTAGCACAGTAGTGGTTTGA
- the LOC115975068 gene encoding pentatricopeptide repeat-containing protein At5g12100, mitochondrial — MARRVHLLPKFFLTTPTKPQNPISVPLSQCLCSASTPEDPTKTPTENHNPTTLHEKQRLDQVQKLRILLQHGRMETAHRLIKTLVHSKDPFSSPSDLFTLFSLSSPSMKPAFSDVLLLVCSESKMTTEATELYTLMKKDGTFPSLASFNMLLESLVASKQFKRTLDLFSEFLESGIRLDRFTYSKAILAAVKLGDLNRAFELLNNMKNSRVSPHVFVYNVLLSGLCKEKRMRDAEKVFDEMLKRRLVPSLVTYNTLIDGYCKVGELEGAFGLRERMKVENVEPSLVTFNSLLSGLCRARRMDDAKRVLEEMEAHAFVPDGFTYSILFDGHLRCGDDEASLALYEEAIGKGVRFNNYTCSILLNALCKEGKMEKAEKVLKKLIENGLVPDEVMYNTIVNGFCRRGEVDRAILMIEQMGSHGLLPNCITFNTLIDKFCNMGEMDKAEEWVKKMAEKGVSPNVETYNTLIDGYGRKLLFDRCFQILEEMENKGLKPNVVSYGSLIHCFCKDGKLLEAEIILRDMVGRGVLPNAQIYNMLIDGNCTAGKLKDSFRFLDEMVKNGIGATLVTYNVLINGLCKRGTMIEAEDLVSQITSCGYNPDAITYNSLISGYSNIGNIQKCLNLYENMRKLGIKPTLNTYHPLISACSEKDIVLVENLFDEMLQMGLSPDRVVYNALIHGYAKHGDVQKAFALYHEMIDQGIHADKMTYNSLILGNFREGKLSGVKDIINDMKAKGFVPKADTYNILVKGHCEQKDFTGAYVWYRDMSDNGFPLNACTFNELITGLRQEGRLQEAQIVCSEMKVKLMDDWSITDKLSVVA, encoded by the coding sequence ATGGCAAGGCGTGTCCATCTTCTTCCCAAGTTCTTCCTCACCACTCCAACCAAACCCCAAAATCCCATCTCAGTCCCTCTCTCCCAATGCCTCTGCTCAGCCTCTACCCCTGAAGACCCTACTAAAACCCCAACAGAAAATCATAACCCTACCACCCTTCATGAAAAACAACGCCTTGATCAAGTTCAAAAGCTCCGAATCCTCCTCCAACATGGCCGAATGGAAACCGCTCATAGGCTCATCAAGACCCTCGTTCACTCCAAAGATCCATTCTCTTCGCCCTCTGATCTTTTCACCCTCTTTTCCCTCTCTTCACCCTCCATGAAGCCTGCTTTCTCTGACGTGCTATTGTTGGTTTGTTCAGAGTCCAAAATGACAACCGAAGCCACAGAATTGTATACCTTAATGAAGAAAGATGGTACTTTTCCTTCTTTGGCTTCTTTCAATATGTTGCTTGAGTCATTGGTGGCTTCAAAACAGTTTAAGAGAACACTGGATTTGTTTTCGGAGTTTTTGGAGTCGGGTATTCGACTTGATAGGTTCACATATAGTAAGGCAATTCTGGCGGCGGTGAAGTTGGGGGACTTGAATAGGGCCTTTGAGTTGCTGAATAATATGAAGAATAGCAGGGTGAGTCCTCATGTGTTTGTTTACAATGTGTTGCTTAGTGGGTTGTGTAAAGAGAAGAGAATGAGGGATGCGGAGAAGGTTTTTGATGAAATGCTGAAGAGGAGATTGGTGCCGAGTTTGGTTACATATAATACATTGATTGATGGTTATTGTAAGGTTGGGGAATTGGAGGGTGCCTTTGGTTTGAGAGAAAGGATGAAGGTGGAGAATGTGGAGCCGAGTCTTGTTACGTTCAATTCATTGCTTAGTGGGCTTTGTCGGGCACGGAGAATGGATGATGCCAAGAGGGTGTTGGAAGAAATGGAGGCCCATGCATTTGTGCCAGATGGATTTACTTATAGTATTCTATTCGATGGGCATTTGAGGTGTGGTGATGATGAGGCTTCATTGGCTTTGTATGAAGAAGCAATTGGAAAAGGTGTAAGGTTTAACAACTATACTTGTAGCATTTTGTTAAATGCGTTGTGCAAAGAAGGGAAGATGGAAAAGGCAGAGAAGGTATTGAAGAAGCTAATTGAGAATGGACTTGTTCCAGATGAGGTAATGTATAACACAATTGTAAATGGATTTTGTCGTAGGGGTGAGGTGGACAGAGCCATTTTGATGATTGAACAAATGGGAAGTCATGGGTTGCTGCCGAATTGCATCACTTTCAATACTTTAATTGACAAGTTTTGTAACATGGGGGAGATGGATAAGGCAGAGGAGTGGGTAAAGAAGATGGCAGAGAAAGGAGTTTCCCCAAATGTTGAGACATATAACACCCTTATTGATGGCTATGGACGAAAGTTATTGTTTGATAGGTGTTTCCAGATTCTTgaagaaatggaaaataaagGGCTAAAGCCAAATGTTGTAAGCTATGGTTCTCTCATACATTGTTTTTGCAAGGATGGTAAGCTACTTGAAGCTGAGATAATCCTCAGGGATATGGTAGGAAGAGGGGTTTTGCCAAATGCACAGATATATAATATGCTCATTGATGGTAATTGTACGGCAGGGAAACTGAAAGATTCTTTTAGGTTTTTGGATGAAATGGTGAAAAATGGGATAGGAGCAACACTTGTAACCTACAATGTGCTCATTAATGGGCTCTGTAAAAGGGGAACAATGATAGAAGCCGAAGATTTGGTTTCCCAGATCACTTCTTGTGGTTATAATCCTGATGCTATCACATACAACTCCCTAATCTCGGGGTATTCCAATATAGGAAACATCCAGAAATGTCTCAacttatatgaaaatatgaGGAAGTTGGGCATTAAACCTACTTTAAATACCTATCATCCTCTAATTAGTGCATGCAGTGAGAAAGATATAGTGCTTGTAGAGAATTTGTTTGATGAAATGTTACAGATGGGTTTGTCTCCTGATCGAGTTGTATATAATGCACTTATTCACGGTTATGCAAAACATGGTGACGTTCAAAAGGCATTTGCTTTGTATCATGAGATGATAGACCAGGGTATTCATGCTGACAAGATGACCTATAATAGCTTGATTCTGGGGAACTTTAGAGAGGGAAAGTTGTCTGGAGTAAAGGATATTATTAATGATATGAAGGCTAAAGGATTTGTTCCTAAAGCTGATACTTATAACATACTTGTTAAGGGGCATTGTGAACAAAAGGATTTCACAGGGGCATATGTTTGGTACAGAGACATGTCTGATAACGGTTTTCCCCTAAATGCCTGTACATTCAATGAGCTCATCACTGGCCTTCGACAGGAGGGGAGGTTGCAAGAGGCCCAGATTGTTTGCTCTGAAATGAAGGTTAAACTAATGGATGATTGGAGCATCACTGATAAACTTTCTGTTGTTGCCTAA